The following are encoded in a window of Microbacterium sp. LWO13-1.2 genomic DNA:
- a CDS encoding RNA polymerase-binding protein RbpA, with the protein MATGGNAIRGTRVGSGPMGEQDHGYHADRIAVSYWDGLGNETVRYFAAGLPDEEIPETIDHPQSGLPAGRDKENPPALAKPEPYKTHLAYVKERRTDEEAVQLLEDALTQLRERRGQ; encoded by the coding sequence ATGGCTACCGGTGGTAACGCCATTCGCGGCACGCGTGTCGGTTCTGGCCCGATGGGCGAGCAGGACCACGGCTATCATGCCGACCGCATTGCAGTGTCGTATTGGGACGGTCTCGGTAACGAGACGGTCCGCTACTTCGCCGCCGGTCTCCCGGACGAGGAGATCCCCGAGACCATCGACCACCCGCAGTCGGGCCTCCCGGCTGGCCGGGACAAGGAGAACCCGCCGGCTCTCGCCAAGCCGGAGCCGTACAAGACGCACCTCGCTTATGTGAAGGAACGTCGCACCGATGAGGAAGCCGTCCAGCTCCTGGAAGACGCCCTCACTCAGCTGCGCGAGCGTCGGGGTCAGTGA
- the secG gene encoding preprotein translocase subunit SecG — protein sequence MAILEFVLQVVLGITSVLLTLLILLHKGRGGGLSDMFGGGMSSAVGSSGLAERNLNRFTVVLALVWFVAIVALGLITKFEVI from the coding sequence GTGGCAATTCTCGAGTTCGTCCTGCAGGTCGTGCTGGGTATCACCAGCGTCCTGCTGACCCTCCTCATCCTCCTCCACAAGGGCCGCGGTGGCGGCCTGTCCGACATGTTCGGTGGGGGAATGTCGTCGGCGGTCGGCTCGTCCGGTCTCGCGGAGCGGAACCTCAATCGCTTCACTGTGGTCTTGGCGCTGGTGTGGTTCGTCGCCATCGTCGCGCTGGGGCTCATCACGAAGTTCGAGGTGATCTGA